TTCCGGAATGTAGACGGCCTCGATCTCGACGGGACGCCCGGCGCCGCGCGGGGGAAAGCGCAGCAGCCACTTGCGCGTGCCGTCGTTGGAGACCTGCTCCTCGACGATCTCGGGACGTTCGATGGTGAAATGCTGCTTCAGCATCTCCCGCATGTCCTTGGCAACATTCGTCATATGGTCGAAGTCGGAGACCCCGCGCACATAGATCCAGTTCCAGAGCTGCGAGACGCGCATCTTGATCTGCTTCTCAGCCACACCCTTTTCGCGGAGTGCCGCCCCCATCTCCTCGCGCGACATGCCGATCAACGACGGCTTCTCGGCGCCGGATGGCGCGCGCATCAGCGGCTTGGTCACATCTATCGCATCCATGACGGACATAGGCATTCATCCCGAATTCAAACATGTGGCTGCTCCTCGCAACCCCGTGGACTTCAGCGGTGAGCCGGAAGACCTGCGGGCGCATGACAGCACATCGGCAGAAGTTGAATGGCGGAACGGCGACTGAAATCGCGATCTGTCCGCTGTTGGCGCCGGCTTTAGCATCATTTTGCCCGCGCGTCACCATAGATGGAAACGGCATGGGCCGGCGCAAGGCCGGCCCATGAAATTCTTCGGCCTAAAGGACCGCTTACTTGCAGGTTTCGATCTGCTTCAGCGCAGCCGAGATACCCGAGAGCGAATAGCTGTAGGAGGTGCCGGTGCCCTTGCGCGAAACGGCATTGACCGTCATCGAATGACCGGTCTTCATCGCGGCGACGAGGGCCGGCTCCTGCGCCGCGTTCTCGACCCAGCCGGCCTTGTCCTTGGTGAACATCACAAAGGTCTTGCTGTCGATGACGACGTTGATCTTCGAATTTTCCTTGACCGTGTAGCCCATCATCGCCTGCGGTTCGTAGGAGATGTTCTGGCCCGGACGCTGGGAGACGATGAAGAAATTGTCGCCATGGTCGACGCTTGCCGGCTGCTTTGCCGTCGGAACGGACAGCACGTAGCAGACGGTGCTGTTGCCCGACTTGTAGGAGTAGGCGCCCCATGCCTGGAACTGCTGGATGCGGTTCGGCGCGGCCTGCTGCGCTGTCGCAACTCCGGCCATAACAAGGGTGAGTGCGAGAGCGGATACGATACTTTTTACAAACATGGATTCCTGCCGGTTCTTGCGATTCAAGGCCCGAAGCGATCATAGCGGGCGCCGCATAATCACGATCTGCTTTATTTTGACTTAATTCAGGTTACCAAATGGTCAACAATAGCTGCGATTTGTATCTGCCTGTGTCATTTCAGCTCGGGTGTCAATTTTCGTCCCTTTGACGGTATCGGCCGCGACACCGTGCCCCAATGGCACTGGCCCTCCGTTCGGCTGAATTTAAGACACAAAGATTCAGGCAAGAGTTTGACCTTTCCCAAATCCGTTGTACCTCAGTAAGACTTGGAAATCCGGGACGAAATTATTGTCGCAGGGGGCTGGTGAGGAGATATGGATGCCGAGGAAAGACAGCGTTTCGCTGCCCTCGCGAAGGCCGTCGCGGACGATCGCGACCAGCAGGCTTTCTCCATCCTGTTCGACTATTTCGCACCCCGCCTGAAGGCCTGGCTGATGCGCCAGAGGATGACATCAGGCGAGGCTGAGGAACTGGTCCAGGAGATCATGATCGTGCTCTGGCACAAGGCAGAGCTCTACGATGCCACGCGATCTTCCCTCTCGACCTGGCTTTTCCGTATTGCCCGCAACCGCCGCATCGACATCCAGCGCCGCGCCAATACCCGCATCTTCGATGAGACTGATCCGGCCCTACAGCCGCCGGCCGATATCGGCGCGGAAGAAATCATCGCCAATGACGATCGCGACGCCAAGATACGCGCCGCCGTCGGCCAATTGCCGGAGGAACAGCGCGACATGCTGCGCGCCGCCTTCTTCCTCGGTCAATCGCATTCGGAGATCGCCGAAGCGACCGGTCTGCCGCTCGGCACGGTGAAGTCACGTATCCGGCTTGCCTTCGGCAAGCTCCGCAAGGTGCTGGAACGCGAAATCGCCTGACGCATGTCGCCCAAAAGTGTGCAGCGGACGCGCTTTAGATCGTCTTCATTGCTTCTTCCGGCCGATCGGCGAGAACGCGGTCGGCCGCTTCGTAGTGGCCCGGCCGGATGTGGCCGCGCACCATGGCAAAGGCCGCCGAGAGCACGGCGATGTCGTCGGAAAAGCCGATGACGGCGAAAATGTCCGGGATCATGTCGACCGGCATGACGAAATAGGCGAGTGCTGCAAGCAGCACGCCGCGCACCTTCGTCGGCGTCTGCGGATCGAGCGCGCAATAGAAACCGGCAACGACATCGCGCGAGAACGGGATCTGCCGCACCGCCCGCCGGAAAGTCGGCCAGAATTTCTGCCTTACGGTTTTCTCGCGCCGGCTCTGGGTGTCCTCGTCGCCCGGCAACAGGATTTCCCCGAATTTGACCTCGTCCATCCCTGCATCCCTTTCGTCCAAGCGAACATATGGTGATGGCGCCCAGTCTTTCAATCGGCCCCTTTCAATCGGCCCGGCTTTCAATCCATACGGCGCGCCGCAGCCTTCTCCATGGCTCTGGCGAGCTTGAAATCCAGCTCCGTCAGCCCGCCGGCATCATGCGTGTTCAGCGTCACATCCACCTTGGAATAGACATTGAACCATTCGGGATGGTGGTTGAGCTTCTCGGCCGCGAGCGCTGCCTGCGTCATGAAGCCGAAAGCCTCGATGAAATTTGCGAACTTGAACGTCTTCGATATCGAAGAGCCCGCATCATTGAGCGCCCAGCCTGCAAGCTCGGCCAGTTCCGCCTCGGCCGCCGCCCGTTCCAGTCTTTCCCGTTTCATGCCATGCTCCTCTTCTCTGTCGACAGGTTACCGATGAAACGCATCAGCATCCTCTTCGTTTGCATGGGCAATATATGCCGTTCTCCGCTCGCGGAGGGAATTTTTGGCCATCTCGTCGCCGAGGCAGGCTTGACCGGCGATTTTACGATCGATTCCGCCGGCACCGGCGGCTGGCATGAGGGCGAGCCGCCAGACCGGCGTTCGATCGCCGCCGCGAAAAGCCACGGAATCGACATATCGGGACAGCGCGCCCGGCGCGTCCGCCCGGGAGATTTCGGGGATTTCGATCTGATCCTTACCATGGACCGCGACAACTTAGCGGCGCTCGAAAAGAGCGCGCCGCATGGGGCGAATATCCACCTTTTCGGTGATGCTGCGCTGGGAACGGGAGAGGATATTCCCGATCCCTATTATGGCGGCCCTGATGGTTTCGAGCTGGTCTACACCAGGCTCTTGACCGGCTGCTGCAGGCTGCTCGAAACGCTGGGCGCCGAGCGCACCTCGTGAAGCGGGAACACTTCCTCGGTGAGGTAAGGCCCGCCGCCGACCGATTCGCGTGACGAAAGCAGCACGAAGCGCGGTGCGGTGAAGGTTGCGGTGTGGAAGTTGCCGCGTCCGGCCAGATATTGCACGACATCGTCGAGCCGCGAGGATTTGAGCCGCGCCAGCGTCACATGCGGCATGAATTTGCGGGGATCCGGCGGCAGGCCGATGCGCTGGCAGATGCGCTCTATCTCGCCCTGCAGGGCATGCATTTCAGGCGATTGCGAGACGCCGGCCCAGACCGAATGCGGTTTCTTCGAGCCGAACGAACCGATGCCTTCAAGCCGGAACTGGAATTCCGGCCGGTCGATGCGGTCGAGGCGTTCAACGATTTCATCGGCCGTCCGGCCGTCGACATCACCGATGAAGCGCAGAGTGATGTGGTAATTTTCCACATCGATCCATCGTGCTCCGGGGAGGCCACCGCGCAGCAATGAAAGACTCATCGCCGCATTGCGCGGAATTTCGAGGGCGGTAAACAGTCTCGGCATCACGAGCACTCCCCGAATCTTTTGCAGGTGCTCACACGGAATCATGCAATCAACAACCGCGCAAGCCCCTAATTCTTCACAGAAGAAATCGTTTCGACGAAATTTGTGACAGCAGGCTCCATCTTTTCGACCATGACGTCGATCCCTCTCGCATTTGGATGCATGCCGTCGTCGAGCTTCAACCCCGCCTCCAGCGCAACGCCGTCGAGGAAGAAGGCATAGAGGGGAAGCCCATGTTTTTCAGAAAGTTTCTGGTAGATCGGGTTGAATCGTGCGGCATAATCCGCCCCCATATTCGGCGGCGCTATGATACCGGCGAGCAGCACGGCAATGCCACGCTCCTTTAGCCGGGTAATCATCTGATCGAGATTTTTCTCGCTTTGTTCCGGCGGGATACCGCGCAGCGCATCATTGGCGCCAAGCTCGAGAATGACGCCATCAGTGCCGTCGGGTACCGACCAGTCGATGCGCGCAAGGCCCCCTGCCGTCGTGTCGCCGGAGACCCCGGCATTGGCAATGGTTACGTCGAGGCCCTTCGCTTTCAGGGCCGCCTGCAGCTTTTCTGGAAAGCCGTCGCCGGGCGGCAACTGATAACCCGCCATCAAACTGTCCCCAAAACCGACGAGGTTGATTGTCCGGGCATTGGCTGCAGTGGCAAGGATCAGCGAGACGGCGATGACGGTGAATTGAAGGGCGGCAACTTTAAATCTCATTCCAGCTTCCCTAGATTGGCGAAGTGCCGTTATGCGGCCATTCGATTACCGACTTATATAGGGCGATTTCTGTTGGCAAAAACCATTATCGAGTTGAAGGGCGCCGATCTGACCCTCGGCAGCGCAGCCGCCTCCGTCCATGTGCTGAAGGGCATCGATCTCGATATCGCGGCCGGCGAATCCGTCGGCATCGTCGGCCCTTCCGGTTCCGGCAAATCCACCCTGCTGATGGTGCTTGCCGGGCTGGAGAAGCTCGATAGCGGCGAGATCAACATCAATGACACGCCGCTCCACAGCCTCACCGAGGACCAGGTCGCCGATTTCCGCGGCCGCAACATCGGCATCGTCTTCCAGTCCTTCCATCTGATCGCCAACATGACGGCGCTGGAAAACGTCGCCGTGCCGCTCGAACTCGCCAATGTCGGCAACGCCTTCGAGATCGCTCATCGCGAGCTGAAATCGGTCGGCCTCGGCGAACGGCTGAACCACTATCCCGGTCAGCTTTCCGGCGGTGAACAGCAGCGCGTGGCGATCGCCAGGGCGCTCGCCCCCTCGCCCGCCCTGCTGATCGCCGACGAGCCGACCGGCAATCTCGACACCGAGACAGGCCGCCAGATCGCCGACCTTCTGTTCTCCAAGCAGGCCGAACGTGGCACGACCCTGCTTCTCGTCACCCATGACGTCTCGCTCGCAAACCGATGCTCGCGCCAGATTCGCGTCCGCTCCGGCCGGATCGAAGGCGACAGCGCCGCCCGCCGCAGCGAAGCGGCGATCGCATGAGGATCATCACCCCACGCGTCTCGCTCGCTTTTCGCCTGGCGTTGCGCGAGCTGCGCGGCGGCGTCCGCGGCTTCTACATCTTCCTTGCCTGCATCGCGCTCGGCACCGGCGCGATTGCCGCCGTCAATTCCGTGTCGCAGTCGATCACCGACACGATCGCCTCGCAGGGGCAGGAACTGCTGGCCGGCGACGTCCGCTTCGAACTCAACAACCGCGAAGCCACGCCTCAGGAAATCGGTTTCCTCGAAGGCCTCGGCACCGTTTCGGTGTCGACAGGCCTGCGCTCGATGGCCCGCAAGCCTGACGGTTCCGATCAGGCGCTGGTCGAGGTCAAGGCCGTCGACGACGCCTACCCACTCTTCGGCAAGTTCGTGGCCGAGCCGGACTATCCGCTTGCAGCACTGCTTTCGGGCCAAGGCGGCACCTATGGCGCGGTCGCAGCGCCACTGCTTCTCGATCGGCTCGGGCTTGCGGTCGGCGACGAATTGCTGCTCGGCAACGTCAAGCTCAGCATCACCGGCACGGTGAAAACCGAGCCGGATGCGCTGTCGGAAGGTTTCGGCTTTGCGCCGCGTCTGCTGCTCAGCCGCCAGGCGCTCCAAGCCTCCGGGCTGATCCAGACCGGAAGCCTGGTCGAGCATGCCTACAAGATCCGGCTGGACGACAAGGGCGCGATGTCGGGCATCCAGGCGCGCGCCTCCAAGGAGTTCCCCTCCGCCGGCTGGGCGATCCGCACAAGCGACCGCGCCGCGCCCTCGCTCACCGAAAACATCACCCGCTTCTCGCAGTTCCTGACGCTGGTCGGCCTCACCGCGCTGATCGTCGGCGGCGTCGGCGTCGCCAATGCGGTGCGCGCCTTCCTCGATTCCAAGCGCACCACCATCGCCACCTTCAAATGTCTCGGCGCGCCGGCGCAGGTCGTCGTTCTGATCTATCTCTTCCAGATCGCCATCATCGCTCTCGGCGGCATCCTGATCGGCCTCGTCATCGGCGCCCTGTCGCCGATGCTTGCCGCGCAGTTCCTGGCGCAATTCCTGCCGGTCTCGACCGCGCCGACCCTCTATCCCGGCGCCCTGCTGCTCGCCACGCTCTTCGGCATCCTGACGACGCTCGCCTTCGCCATCCTGCCGCTCGGCCATGCCCGCGAAGTGCCGGCGACCGCACTCTTCCGCGAGCAAGGCTTCGAGGCCCGCCACCTGCCCTCCTGGCCCTATATCCTGCTTGCCGCGCTCTTCATGGCCGCCCTTGCCGGGCTTGCCATTCTCACCGCCTATGACCGCTTTATCGCCGTCGTCTTCGTCGGCGCGATCGTCTTCGCCTTCGTCGTCCTGCGCCTGGTCGCCGCGCTGATCGCCTGGCTCGCGCGCCGCAGCCCACGCGTCAATTCGCCGGCATTGCGGCTTGCGATCGGCAACATCCATCGTCCCGGCGCACTGACGCCCTCGGTCGTGCTCTCGCTCGGCCTTGGCCTGGCATTGCTGGTGACGCTGACCTTGATCGACGGGAACCTGCGCCAGCAGCTGACCGGCCGCATGAACGAGGGTGCGCCGAACTTCTTCTTCGTCGATATCCAGAGCGCCGAGGTCGGCGCCTTCCGCAATCTCGTCCAAGGCCAGGCACCGAAGGGCAAACTCGTCGAAGTGCCGATGCTGCGCGGCCGGATCATCGCCTTCAACGGCGAGGACGTCACCAAGATGAACGTGCCGGCGGCCGGCCGCTGGGTGCTGAACGGCGATCGCGGCATCACCTAT
The Rhizobium leguminosarum DNA segment above includes these coding regions:
- a CDS encoding invasion associated locus B family protein; translated protein: MFVKSIVSALALTLVMAGVATAQQAAPNRIQQFQAWGAYSYKSGNSTVCYVLSVPTAKQPASVDHGDNFFIVSQRPGQNISYEPQAMMGYTVKENSKINVVIDSKTFVMFTKDKAGWVENAAQEPALVAAMKTGHSMTVNAVSRKGTGTSYSYSLSGISAALKQIETCK
- a CDS encoding sigma-70 family RNA polymerase sigma factor, which encodes MDAEERQRFAALAKAVADDRDQQAFSILFDYFAPRLKAWLMRQRMTSGEAEELVQEIMIVLWHKAELYDATRSSLSTWLFRIARNRRIDIQRRANTRIFDETDPALQPPADIGAEEIIANDDRDAKIRAAVGQLPEEQRDMLRAAFFLGQSHSEIAEATGLPLGTVKSRIRLAFGKLRKVLEREIA
- a CDS encoding YkvA family protein, whose amino-acid sequence is MDEVKFGEILLPGDEDTQSRREKTVRQKFWPTFRRAVRQIPFSRDVVAGFYCALDPQTPTKVRGVLLAALAYFVMPVDMIPDIFAVIGFSDDIAVLSAAFAMVRGHIRPGHYEAADRVLADRPEEAMKTI
- a CDS encoding 4a-hydroxytetrahydrobiopterin dehydratase, whose translation is MKRERLERAAAEAELAELAGWALNDAGSSISKTFKFANFIEAFGFMTQAALAAEKLNHHPEWFNVYSKVDVTLNTHDAGGLTELDFKLARAMEKAAARRMD
- a CDS encoding low molecular weight protein-tyrosine-phosphatase, encoding MKRISILFVCMGNICRSPLAEGIFGHLVAEAGLTGDFTIDSAGTGGWHEGEPPDRRSIAAAKSHGIDISGQRARRVRPGDFGDFDLILTMDRDNLAALEKSAPHGANIHLFGDAALGTGEDIPDPYYGGPDGFELVYTRLLTGCCRLLETLGAERTS
- the thpR gene encoding RNA 2',3'-cyclic phosphodiesterase gives rise to the protein MPRLFTALEIPRNAAMSLSLLRGGLPGARWIDVENYHITLRFIGDVDGRTADEIVERLDRIDRPEFQFRLEGIGSFGSKKPHSVWAGVSQSPEMHALQGEIERICQRIGLPPDPRKFMPHVTLARLKSSRLDDVVQYLAGRGNFHTATFTAPRFVLLSSRESVGGGPYLTEEVFPLHEVRSAPSVSSSLQQPVKSLV
- a CDS encoding arylesterase; this encodes MRFKVAALQFTVIAVSLILATAANARTINLVGFGDSLMAGYQLPPGDGFPEKLQAALKAKGLDVTIANAGVSGDTTAGGLARIDWSVPDGTDGVILELGANDALRGIPPEQSEKNLDQMITRLKERGIAVLLAGIIAPPNMGADYAARFNPIYQKLSEKHGLPLYAFFLDGVALEAGLKLDDGMHPNARGIDVMVEKMEPAVTNFVETISSVKN
- a CDS encoding ABC transporter ATP-binding protein, with product MAKTIIELKGADLTLGSAAASVHVLKGIDLDIAAGESVGIVGPSGSGKSTLLMVLAGLEKLDSGEININDTPLHSLTEDQVADFRGRNIGIVFQSFHLIANMTALENVAVPLELANVGNAFEIAHRELKSVGLGERLNHYPGQLSGGEQQRVAIARALAPSPALLIADEPTGNLDTETGRQIADLLFSKQAERGTTLLLVTHDVSLANRCSRQIRVRSGRIEGDSAARRSEAAIA
- a CDS encoding ABC transporter permease; its protein translation is MRIITPRVSLAFRLALRELRGGVRGFYIFLACIALGTGAIAAVNSVSQSITDTIASQGQELLAGDVRFELNNREATPQEIGFLEGLGTVSVSTGLRSMARKPDGSDQALVEVKAVDDAYPLFGKFVAEPDYPLAALLSGQGGTYGAVAAPLLLDRLGLAVGDELLLGNVKLSITGTVKTEPDALSEGFGFAPRLLLSRQALQASGLIQTGSLVEHAYKIRLDDKGAMSGIQARASKEFPSAGWAIRTSDRAAPSLTENITRFSQFLTLVGLTALIVGGVGVANAVRAFLDSKRTTIATFKCLGAPAQVVVLIYLFQIAIIALGGILIGLVIGALSPMLAAQFLAQFLPVSTAPTLYPGALLLATLFGILTTLAFAILPLGHAREVPATALFREQGFEARHLPSWPYILLAALFMAALAGLAILTAYDRFIAVVFVGAIVFAFVVLRLVAALIAWLARRSPRVNSPALRLAIGNIHRPGALTPSVVLSLGLGLALLVTLTLIDGNLRQQLTGRMNEGAPNFFFVDIQSAEVGAFRNLVQGQAPKGKLVEVPMLRGRIIAFNGEDVTKMNVPAAGRWVLNGDRGITYAETLPENAALTEGKWWGTDYSGEPLVSFSSEEAHELGLKIGDKVTVNVLGRNITAKIANLRRVEWESLSINFVMVFSPNTFRGAPHAWLATLTDPSSTPAEDAAILKSVTNTYPTITSVRVKDAIDIVNQLVAQLATAIRAAASVALIASILVLAGALAAGNRARTHDAVVLKTLGATRAMLIRAFSYEYLILGLATAIFALIAGSAAAWFIVARIMRLPSAFLPDVAGLTLVTALVLTVGIGLIGTWRILGQKAAPVLREL